In the bacterium genome, one interval contains:
- a CDS encoding GTPase, which produces MTRKKIVIMGAAGRDFHNFNCLYRDNESVEVVAFTATQIPDIEGRRYPAKLAGALYPKGIPIVEEERLGELIEKHEVDEVVFAYSDVTHEHVMHAASFVNAMGPSFTLIGTQDTMLESAKPVIAVCATRTGCGKSQTTRRVMEILKDLGKKVVAVRHPMPYGDLVKQAVQRFATLEDLVKNDCTIEEMEEYEPHIAAGHVVYAGVDYEAILREAEKEADVILWDGGNNDTSFFLPNLLITVVDPLRAGHEISYYPGETNLLQADVIVINKIDSANLEEIESLRATIREVNPDALVIDAASPITVEDPEIIAGARVLVVEDGPTLTHGEMKLGAGMVAALKYGAEPVDPRPYLVGKLQETFAQYADIGVLLPAMGYGGQQKADLEATIAAVECDAVIIGTPIDLRRIMKIAKPSTRVTYELDEIGRPDMDDVIAAFLQQLGDACDCGHEHDHAAKGADKSKDKSKH; this is translated from the coding sequence ATGACACGCAAGAAGATCGTCATCATGGGCGCGGCGGGCCGCGACTTCCACAACTTCAACTGCCTCTATCGGGACAACGAGTCCGTCGAGGTCGTGGCCTTCACCGCCACGCAGATCCCGGACATCGAGGGCCGCCGTTACCCGGCCAAGTTGGCCGGCGCGCTCTATCCCAAGGGCATCCCCATCGTCGAGGAGGAACGCCTCGGCGAGTTGATCGAGAAGCACGAGGTCGACGAGGTCGTCTTCGCCTACAGCGACGTCACGCACGAGCACGTCATGCACGCCGCGAGTTTCGTCAATGCGATGGGGCCGAGCTTCACGCTGATCGGCACCCAGGACACCATGCTCGAGAGCGCGAAGCCGGTGATCGCCGTCTGCGCCACGCGCACCGGCTGCGGGAAGAGCCAGACCACGCGCCGCGTGATGGAGATCCTCAAGGACCTCGGCAAGAAGGTCGTGGCCGTCCGCCACCCGATGCCCTACGGCGACCTCGTCAAGCAGGCCGTGCAGCGCTTCGCCACACTGGAGGACCTCGTCAAGAACGACTGCACGATCGAGGAGATGGAGGAGTACGAGCCGCACATCGCCGCCGGGCACGTCGTCTACGCGGGCGTCGACTACGAGGCGATCCTGCGCGAGGCCGAGAAGGAAGCCGACGTGATCCTCTGGGACGGCGGCAACAACGACACCAGCTTCTTCCTGCCGAACCTCTTGATCACCGTCGTCGACCCCCTGCGCGCCGGCCACGAGATCAGCTACTACCCGGGCGAGACGAACCTCCTCCAGGCCGACGTCATCGTCATCAACAAGATCGACAGCGCGAATCTCGAGGAGATCGAGAGCCTGCGCGCCACGATCCGCGAGGTCAACCCCGATGCGCTGGTCATCGACGCCGCCAGCCCGATCACCGTCGAGGATCCGGAGATCATCGCCGGGGCGCGCGTGCTGGTGGTCGAGGACGGCCCCACGCTCACGCACGGCGAGATGAAGCTGGGCGCCGGCATGGTGGCCGCGCTCAAGTACGGCGCCGAGCCCGTGGATCCGCGGCCCTACCTGGTCGGCAAGCTCCAGGAGACCTTCGCCCAGTACGCGGACATCGGCGTGCTCCTGCCGGCGATGGGCTACGGCGGCCAGCAGAAGGCGGATCTCGAGGCGACGATCGCCGCCGTCGAGTGCGATGCCGTCATCATCGGCACGCCGATCGACCTGCGCCGCATCATGAAGATCGCGAAGCCCTCGACCCGGGTCACCTACGAGCTGGACGAGATCGGTCGCCCCGACATGGACGACGTGATCGCCGCCTTCCTGCAGCAGCTCGGCGACGCCTGCGACTGCGGGCACGAGCACGACCACGCGGCCAAGGGCGCGGACAAGAGCAAGGACAAGAGCAAGCACTGA